The genomic region GTCCGCGTAAATACGATTATCATCCAGAAAGTATTCCAGCACCCTATAGTCACAGTAATATAGATAGTGATGAGGTATTGTATTATGTAGACGGTGATTTTATGAGCAGGAATGATATTGAATCCGGGCATATTTCGCTGCACCCGGCTGGAATTCCGCACGGGCCGCACCCGGGAGCCGTAGAACGAAGTATTGGTAAAACCGAAACTGAAGAATTAGCAGTAATGGTAGATACCTTTAAGCCTTTACAGCTTACCGAAGATGCTATGGCCATTGCTGATGAAACCTATTACAGATCCTGGTTGGAAGACGAGGATAAATAAAAAGATTAAAAAAAACGAATATTTAAGTTATGTCTAAAGATAATTCATCCTTACAATTAGAAAAAGTAATTCCTGAAGCAGAAGACTTTCTTCCCATCTTGGGGACAGACTTTGTAGAGCTTTATGTAGGGAATGCAAAGCAGGCAGCATATTATTATCAGCATGCCTGGGGATTTCAGCCGGTGGCTTATTCTGGTTTAGAAACCGGAAGAAAGGATAGCGTATCCTATGTGTTGCAGCAGGGAAAAATCAGGATCGTACTTACTTCTCCATTAGAGCCTTCCGGAGAAATAAACGCGCATATCGATAAACATGGCGACGGTGTGAAATTTGTTGCACTTTGGGTAGATGATGCTAAAAAAAGTTATGAAGAAACCACCAAAAGAGGTGCTAAAAGTTATGTAGAGCCTTACGAATTAGAAGATGAATATGGTAAAGTAGTGATCTCTGGAATTCATACTTACGGAGAAACGGTTCATCTTTTTATAGAAAGAGGTGATTATAAAGGTCCTTTTATTCCTGGTTATAGAACCTATGCTCCGCTTGCTAAATCTGAAGAGACTGGATTGAAGTATATCGACCATATGGTCGGAAATGTGGGGTGGAACGAGATGAATAAGTGGTGCGAGTTTTATGCAAAAGTGATGGGGTTTGCGCAAATGGTTTCCTTCGATGATAATGATATTTCGACA from Zunongwangia profunda SM-A87 harbors:
- the hppD gene encoding 4-hydroxyphenylpyruvate dioxygenase, with amino-acid sequence MSKDNSSLQLEKVIPEAEDFLPILGTDFVELYVGNAKQAAYYYQHAWGFQPVAYSGLETGRKDSVSYVLQQGKIRIVLTSPLEPSGEINAHIDKHGDGVKFVALWVDDAKKSYEETTKRGAKSYVEPYELEDEYGKVVISGIHTYGETVHLFIERGDYKGPFIPGYRTYAPLAKSEETGLKYIDHMVGNVGWNEMNKWCEFYAKVMGFAQMVSFDDNDISTDYTALMSKVMSNGNGRIKFPINEPAEGKKKSQIEEYIDFYNGAGVQHIALATDNIIETVTALRNRGVEFLYVPETYYDDLLDRVGDIDEELAPLKELGVLVDRDDEGYLLQIFTKPVLDRPTMFFEIIQRKGAQSFGKGNFKALFEAIEREQDLRGTLK